From the genome of Bactrocera oleae isolate idBacOlea1 chromosome 2, idBacOlea1, whole genome shotgun sequence, one region includes:
- the LOC138855752 gene encoding uncharacterized protein, with product MVMATKLDNLTVDSSSFSFSACATLEQIATTTTATTTNNNTTANNNLIKQMQRLNLTSLTTNTTTIITTPTLVATAQSSSLLSAHTSLSSSQSQSPSPSLLNNDNATTSISANSTHIFYPNAKQYATNTYANLCTLQNLQTNALTHAIAGRNALPPLNTNNSPQTLVAHDPVGNINNTVESFLYLNKFTNHFLAINQNHTTTINNKITYNNDNNNKLSLNTNATIRCAMSNLKTPESSNASMLKCDYICNNFNILNKPLEYVNFHSNSNRLLDCSSKLTISCCGI from the coding sequence ATGGTGATGGCTACTAAGCTTGATAACTTAACTGTTGATTCCTCCTCCTTCTCCTTCTCTGCATGTGCAACGTTGGaacaaattgcaacaacaactactgctACTACCACTAACAACAATACAACcgctaataataatttaattaaacaaatgcAACGGCTTAATTTAACGTCACTAACTactaacacaacaacaataataacaacgcCCACATTGGTTGCCACCGCTCAATCATCCTCCTTATTATCTGCACATACATCATTATCATCATCACAATCGCAATCACCATCACCATCATTACTAAACAATGATAAtgcaactacaagtatatccgCCAATTCAACGCACATTTTCTACCCAAATGCTAAACAATACGCTACCAACACTTACGCAAATCTCTGCACCTTACAAAATCTTCAAACGAATGCACTGACACATGCAATCGCTGGTCGCAATGCTTTGCCTCCTCTAAACACAAACAATTCACCGCAAACGCTTGTCGCTCACGATCCCGTTGGAAATATCAACAACACCGTTGAAtcgtttttgtatttaaacaaatttactaATCACTTTTTGGCTATTAATCAAAATCATACAACTACcattaacaacaaaattacgtacaacaacgacaacaacaacaaactgtcTTTAAATACAAATGCAACAATACGTTGTGCAATGTCAAATCTCAAAACTCCTGAATCATCGAACGCTTCAATGTTGAAATGCGactatatttgtaataattttaatatcctAAATAAACCACTGGAATATGTCAACTTCCACTCGAACTCAAATCGTTTACTGGACTGTAGTAGTAAGTTAACTATTAGTTGTTGTGGCATATAA